The Primulina huaijiensis isolate GDHJ02 chromosome 10, ASM1229523v2, whole genome shotgun sequence region GGGGGAGAAAGCCTATTATTTTGAAGTCCtcgattttataaataaatatgaatctTCCACTTGACTAACCGTTGCATCCCCACTGGCTCCAAGCTGCCAAAATGCATCACCTTTTCAGTCTACACTGCATTTCCCCCTAGAAAGAGCTTGGAGAGTACGATCTCGCCGTGAAAATGGAAATTTCCGGCGGTATTCTCAACTCCAAAACTCCGATTTTCGGCCAAAAACTGTACGTTATTGTAATCGCCACAATTGTGGTTGTGCTCGCCGTTTTTTCTataattttcgtttttcttaGTCTGAAGTGGAGGTCGAAGCGAAGCAGCATTGGCGTGAAACGCGGCCCGGGGATTTTGCCGCTGGTTTTCCAGGAGATCAGTGAAGTTCAAGCGTCCGATAAAGTTCAAGCAACCGAAGAAGTGGATGAAAATAGCAAGGCGATAGTTCTAGTAGGTGCTGTGGCGAGGATTGTGGAAATTGATTCTGAGAGCAAGAAGAGGAGCTCAGAGAGCAATGAATCGAGTTTGACTCAGTGCGAGTCATCTTCGGCACTGTCGGCCTCTACCGACGATATGGGGAATTCCGCGTGGGGACGGTGGTACAGTTTAAGGGAGCTTCAAATCGCTACGAATCAGTTTTGTGATGAGAACGTTATCGGAGAAGGAGGCTTTGGCATTGTTTATCGAGGTGTCCTTTCGGATGGTTCCGTTGTTGCCGTCAAAAATCTTCTAAACAAGAAGTAAGTCTTGGGTCGGAAATAGACGAAAAAAGGATAAGAATTATACGATCACGCTTTACTCGTCTTTGAATTAAATAGGAAAACACTTTCACAATTATGCATGTTATGCAAGGCTGAGAATCTTGAAGTTTGAGTTGAAACCGAATTCTTGTTGGGTtccatcatttttttttattttttttgtactttttaaaaaataagtacaTCACAAAAATCACTACTACagataaaattaaaagttaatatgGTTATAAATTTCTTCTCGAGAAACTGGAAGGCGTGCTCCGGTATTCACTTGGGCCCTCAGAAATGGAGCCCTCGTTTctaattaatcttttttttttgtgacaaagttatctattttttaatattttgcaaATGGGATATTGTATGTCTATTTGGTGGTTACTCTTTTGCTTACTGGAAAGCAGATCAAAGCATCAGACATCTGGATTCTATTGATTTCACTTTGTAGTCGGTAGGTGACTGAGTTTATCTCTTTTCTATAAAATTACAAAGAATAAAAacgatgatattttttttttctctttatatCTTTTATCCGTTCTTGTATATATTCTATTATGGAACGCAAGCTTGATGCCTCCTTTTTTACTTCTGATTATCTATTGTAGCTGTTGCATTATCAGGCTGTCACTTTACTCAATCTTGCTTAGCTCTGTCGTTTTGCCTTTATTTCTACGTTTATATGCTCTTTGCCCGACTTCACTTATTATACTCCTAACTCCTCGTTTTCTCAATTAAGCAAATTATTTGGTTCTATTATATATTAGTTCATTACAGTGATATTCCGCTGTACTCTAGAATGCGTCAAAAAGAGAAAATTCTATTCATGGAACGAACCATTTGGCCACGACTTGTTTGTTATGATTGGTATTGGAAAAGGGTAGGTATAGTGCTAGCCCTCACAATAATTTTTGGATTACAACGAGGATGTTAGTGTGCTAATTGGATCGGTTGATATATCTTTGCATTggtaaatatatatgaaaactAGTTCAAAATGCACGAGATTTAGTTCTTTTACATATGTCGGGTAGTTTGAAGCAGTAGCTTTCAGTTTGTCTTCGAACGTGAACACAATCCTTGTCTCGAGTATAGTTTTCACAGAAGTTCATTAGGGAGGACAATTATTATCTATGTCGAAAATTAACCATATTTTAATTTCTCTAGGGATTACTAAATGTGCTCATAAATGAGAATCTTGTGTATGGGGCCATAAAATAACTTCTGTCCATTATTTCAACCAAAGACAGCTCAATGGCTATATGAAAACTTGATTTGAGCTTAATCACAATCTCGATGTGCTGCAAAATGTGCTCCTAAATGAGAATCTTGTGTATGGGGCATAAAATAACTTCTGTCCATTATTTCAACAAAAGACAGTTCAATGACTATATGGAAACTTGATTGGACTTAATCACAATCTTGATGTGCTGCGAAATTCCTACATCCTCGTGAATATGCCTTCATAGAAAATGCAGCAATTTTATGCACGAACTTATgcattatcaaaaaataaaacaaacactttgctTACAGAGTGTGAATCAATGTCATATATTATTCTTGTGAATAGGGGCCAAGCAAAGAAGGAGTTTAAGGTGGAAGTTGAAGCAATAGGCAAAGTAAGACACAAAAACCTTGTAGGCTTGATAGGTTATTGTGCAGAAGGCGCTCAAAGGTACCCATAATTAACTTTGATTTATTGTAGATATGACCGTGTTTTCTTGAACTGTAACTGGATCTTTTTATTCTGATTCAGTTTGCTTGTCTATGAGTACGTTGATAATGGCAATTTGGAGCAATGGTTACATGGTGAGGTGGGGCCAGTTAGCACTTTAACATGGGAGATCAGGATGAAAATTGCCATCGGAACAGCCAGGGGGTGAGGCTTACTGTTGTTCAATGTGTATTGACTGATTTTTCAGCATGTCATTTTTGTGTAAAATTTAATCCAAAATTGTTTGGTTTCTTTTGTGTTCTTGAAGCTGATACCAAAACCAACATTGAACAATTGATCTGCAGCGTTTTGCTTTTATTCTTGCTTGCTTGATGTTTTCATTCATTTTTTGTTATGTTTAATCGGTAACATCATCCTGTCTTGGCTTACTTGCAATGAGAAGTAATTATGGCAGTGAAAGAGGTCCTCGAGGTTGTGCTTGGATTGattcatttgaaattaaaatattgcaaattCATCATTTAAATCACCAGCTCTTGTCTGGATAACTATGGATTCTTTGGATATTTAAATTCTTATACTATCATTTTACGCTTGTGTCTTAACCATTCTAATGGATTTTAAATACTTTCACGAAATTTAAATCCACTGAGCTAAGCGCAAACTGAGGCAACTTCAAAGCCATCAAATACCTTCTCAAGATCCAAGATCAAGTTTCATTTTGTGAATCTCCGCATGTCTCTCTACTTCTACCCCTGTCAGTACTTGTTCATTTTTTCCAGACTTGCGTACTTGCATGAAGGATTAGAGCCCAAAGTTGTCCATCGAGATGTGAAATCCAGCAATATTCTTTTAGATAAGAAATGGAATCCTAAAATATCGGATTTCGGACTTGCAAAGCTGTTGGGATCTGAGAAAAGCTATGTTACAACAAGAGTGATGGGAACATTTGGGTATATTCTATTCTGACCTTTGTTGAATGATTTTACGTTAAGTAACCCAGCTGAAAATACTATGAACATTTCGTTGAATGATTTTAGGTTAAGTAACCCAGCTGAAAATACTATGAACATTTCTCACAAGTTTGATTTGCTTATTTACTAGATACGTCTCACCCGAGTATGCAAGTACTGGCATGCTTAATGAAGGAAATGATGTATACAGTTATGGAGTTCTACTCATGGAAATTATCACTGGAAGGATCCCCGTAGACTATTCGAAACCACCTGGAGAGGTTGAAAATGTGTTCTCTGAAATCGGACTACATGTTAACCTTACCGGATGTCTTacatatctcaaaaatattttgatgtttaattttaattagaGCTCTCTTTCCTAATTTCAGGTGAATTTGATTGATTGGGTAAAAGGAATGATAACAAGTCGTCGTGGTGAAGAGTTGGTTGACCCCTTGATTGATGTTCATCCTCCCTCGAGAGTTTTGAAGAGAATGTTACTGGTTTGCCTTCGTTGTGTTGATTTGGACGCCGACAAACGCCCAAAGATGGGACAGATTGTACACATGCTTGAAGCAGATGAATTTCCTTACCATGTGGTGAGCTTCGACTCTCTGATTGCTGTACTTATTAAATAAGCTCTAGTGATAGTTCTTGTGATCCTGGTTAGTAATCAGTATTCTCATAATAGTATAAACGAATTGTGTTCGAAATAACAACCAATATTTGACTGGTTAGATGTAACAATCAAGGTTGCCTCAATTGTTGGAATCATAACTAGTTCTTTTCACATGTGCAGGAACGCTAATTTTACCGCTCTTGAATATCTTAGAGAGCTTTAATATTTGACAAGAGATAGCGATACACTCTGGTTTTATGTATGGGAGCCCGTTCTCTTTTAATCCTGTAGTTGTTCTGTGTTCCATAGCTTCCAAATATTTGGATGTAGTAATATGAAGGTGCTGTTCCCTTAACTGGCTTTTGTTGATGtacttaatttatttgattgCTAAATAAT contains the following coding sequences:
- the LOC140986102 gene encoding probable receptor-like serine/threonine-protein kinase At4g34500; translation: MEISGGILNSKTPIFGQKLYVIVIATIVVVLAVFSIIFVFLSLKWRSKRSSIGVKRGPGILPLVFQEISEVQASDKVQATEEVDENSKAIVLVGAVARIVEIDSESKKRSSESNESSLTQCESSSALSASTDDMGNSAWGRWYSLRELQIATNQFCDENVIGEGGFGIVYRGVLSDGSVVAVKNLLNKKGQAKKEFKVEVEAIGKVRHKNLVGLIGYCAEGAQSLLVYEYVDNGNLEQWLHGEVGPVSTLTWEIRMKIAIGTARGLAYLHEGLEPKVVHRDVKSSNILLDKKWNPKISDFGLAKLLGSEKSYVTTRVMGTFGYVSPEYASTGMLNEGNDVYSYGVLLMEIITGRIPVDYSKPPGEVNLIDWVKGMITSRRGEELVDPLIDVHPPSRVLKRMLLVCLRCVDLDADKRPKMGQIVHMLEADEFPYHVSPRPTG